The Ziziphus jujuba cultivar Dongzao chromosome 7, ASM3175591v1 genome includes a region encoding these proteins:
- the LOC107425637 gene encoding uncharacterized protein LOC107425637 isoform X1 — translation MVTQGHWQDQMERKSHYSFPHFAIEFVSNYYCIGRAFCEETLEKVYHFQQCFNAGGLLSIAETRPQFIADDTIWGTETNFFKNIKHFTDMVRKFLCPTDLMVLLSQPAQPNQPPCSSCYSQTNIYVNYNGVEDPSVHYTTCFYSAKQLDRAGVSFVPCKNQYLTNIVVKKFKYNFFPWKSLELVVLEFKIEDNTECLMRNVMALEQCVYPFQSYICDHISLLDHLINTAEDVELLVEKRIVDNLLGSNDAVTDLVNKLCDQIVESGLCYGTICKQLNKHHDNFWNVTKKSLSGFTSRIFGLAVLV, via the exons ATGGTCACCCAGGGGCACTGGCAGGATCAG ATGGAAAGAAAATCCCACTATTCCTTTCCACATTTTGCCATTGAATTTGTCAGTAATTATTACTGCATTGGAAGAGCTTTCTGCGAGGAAACGCTGGAAAAAGTTTATCACTTTCAGCAATGCTTCAATGCAGGTGGTTTGCTAAGCATAGCGGAAACTAGACCACAATTCATCGCTGACGATACGATCTGGGGCACCGAAACTAATTTCTTCAAGAATATCAAACATTTCACTGATATGGTCAGAAAGTTTCTGTGTCCAACTGATCTGATGGTTCTGCTGTCTCAACCTGCTCAACCAAATCAACCACCCTGTTCTTCTTGTTATtctcaaacaaatatatatgtcaATTATAATGGCGTGGAAGACCCATCTGTTCATTATACCACCTGTTTTTACAGTGCTAAGCAACTGGATAGAGCAGGCGTGAGCTTTGTGCCCtgtaaaaatcaatatttaactAACATAGTGGTTAAAAAGTTCAAGTACAATTTTTTTCCTTGGAAATCTTTGGAATTGGTTGTCCTTGAGTTCAAGATAGAAGATAATACAGAGTGCCTTATGAGAAATGTCATGGCTTTGGAGCAGTGTGTTTATCCATTTCAGTCTTATATCTGCGATCACATTTCGCTGCTGGATCATCTCATTAACACTGCTGAAGATGTGGAATTGCTGGTGGAGAAGAGAATTGTTGACAATTTGCTTGGCAGCAACGATGCAGTGACAGATTTGGTTAACAAACTTTGCGACCAAATTGTGGAATCGGGTTTGTGCTATGGAACAATCTGCAAACAACTTAACAAGCACCATGACAATTTTTGGAACGTCACCAAGAAATCCTTAAGCGGGTTTACTTCGAGGATCTTTGGACTAGCAGTTCTAGTATAG
- the LOC107425637 gene encoding UPF0481 protein At3g47200-like isoform X2, whose protein sequence is MIGSLQLGGDQYSNMGEKEACLDESVIIDFPVELEPDLNTTCWIHKVPRKLRQVNEAAYTPQLVSTGPFHHAKPNLKAKEHHKTKYQQEFWKRDFSKHIGENDIEDFMRQEDRRQRIWDSYAGTFELRNNPDLFFSVILRDAVFIFELFLRDFENQLGNKKPDEVKDYILTTPWLRNVIELDLILLENQLPFFIFTELFDFVLQTEPDNQMDMDFTFYLSKHGHPGALAGSDGKKIPLFLSTFCH, encoded by the exons ATGATTGGATCCTTGCAATTG GGAGGGGATCAATATAGTAACATGGGCGAAAAGGAGGCCTGCCTTGATGAGTCAGTCATAATCGACTTTCCAGTGGAATTAGAACCTGACCTGAATACAACATGTTGGATCCACAAGGTTCCCAGGAAGCTACGCCAGGTGAATGAAGCAGCTTACACTCCTCAGCTGGTTTCCACTGGGCCTTTTCACCATGCTAAACCAAACTTGAAGGCCAAGGAACATCATAAAACCAAGTATCAGCAGGAATTTTGGAAAAGGGATTTCTCCAAACACATTGGAGAGAATGATATTGAAGATTTCATGAGACAAGAAGATCGCCGACAACGCATCTGGGATAGTTATGCAGGAACATTTGAGCTCAGGAACAATCCAGACCTGTTCTTCAGCGTGATTCTACGAGATGCCGTGTTCATCTTTGAGCTGTTTTTGAGGGACTTTGAAAATCAGCTTGGAAATAAGAAGCCTGATGAAGTGAAGGATTATATATTGACAACACCGTGGCTGAGGAATGTTATAGAGTTGGACTTAATATTACTGGAAAATCAgcttcccttttttattttcacagaACTGTTTGACTTCGTCCTGCAAACAGAGCCAGATAATCAAATGGATATGGATTTTACTTTTTATCTATCAAAACATGGTCACCCAGGGGCACTGGCAGGATCAG ATGGAAAGAAAATCCCACTATTCCTTTCCACATTTTGCCATTGA
- the LOC107425637 gene encoding UPF0481 protein At3g47200-like isoform X3 — protein MGEKEACLDESVIIDFPVELEPDLNTTCWIHKVPRKLRQVNEAAYTPQLVSTGPFHHAKPNLKAKEHHKTKYQQEFWKRDFSKHIGENDIEDFMRQEDRRQRIWDSYAGTFELRNNPDLFFSVILRDAVFIFELFLRDFENQLGNKKPDEVKDYILTTPWLRNVIELDLILLENQLPFFIFTELFDFVLQTEPDNQMDMDFTFYLSKHGHPGALAGSDGKKIPLFLSTFCH, from the exons ATGGGCGAAAAGGAGGCCTGCCTTGATGAGTCAGTCATAATCGACTTTCCAGTGGAATTAGAACCTGACCTGAATACAACATGTTGGATCCACAAGGTTCCCAGGAAGCTACGCCAGGTGAATGAAGCAGCTTACACTCCTCAGCTGGTTTCCACTGGGCCTTTTCACCATGCTAAACCAAACTTGAAGGCCAAGGAACATCATAAAACCAAGTATCAGCAGGAATTTTGGAAAAGGGATTTCTCCAAACACATTGGAGAGAATGATATTGAAGATTTCATGAGACAAGAAGATCGCCGACAACGCATCTGGGATAGTTATGCAGGAACATTTGAGCTCAGGAACAATCCAGACCTGTTCTTCAGCGTGATTCTACGAGATGCCGTGTTCATCTTTGAGCTGTTTTTGAGGGACTTTGAAAATCAGCTTGGAAATAAGAAGCCTGATGAAGTGAAGGATTATATATTGACAACACCGTGGCTGAGGAATGTTATAGAGTTGGACTTAATATTACTGGAAAATCAgcttcccttttttattttcacagaACTGTTTGACTTCGTCCTGCAAACAGAGCCAGATAATCAAATGGATATGGATTTTACTTTTTATCTATCAAAACATGGTCACCCAGGGGCACTGGCAGGATCAG ATGGAAAGAAAATCCCACTATTCCTTTCCACATTTTGCCATTGA